In Desulfovibrio sp. 86, the following proteins share a genomic window:
- a CDS encoding TetR family transcriptional regulator, giving the protein MNIDRHPQIASRKKPQQTRSAELVTAILQAAALVLAEEGVTRFTTARVAEKAGVSVGSIYQYFPNKVSILFRLQVDEWIQTTRMMQSILKDASAPPLERLRTLVHAFLQSECEEAEIRSALNDAAPLYRDSPEARMARTEGSEMIDTFMEGALPGAPLAARKLAGDLIFATLKSIGNSFSLAKRTKAEITAYADATADMFCAYLKSIEGHSPL; this is encoded by the coding sequence ATGAATATTGACAGACACCCTCAGATCGCCTCGCGCAAAAAACCCCAGCAGACACGGTCAGCAGAACTGGTTACAGCCATTCTGCAAGCGGCGGCCCTGGTTCTGGCCGAGGAGGGCGTAACCCGGTTTACCACGGCGCGCGTTGCGGAAAAGGCTGGGGTCAGCGTTGGCTCCATATATCAGTACTTTCCCAATAAGGTGTCGATTCTTTTTCGCCTGCAGGTGGATGAGTGGATACAGACGACCAGGATGATGCAAAGCATATTGAAAGACGCCAGTGCACCGCCTCTGGAGCGCCTGCGCACGCTCGTGCACGCCTTTTTACAGTCTGAATGCGAGGAAGCGGAGATCCGCAGTGCGCTCAATGATGCGGCCCCCCTGTATCGCGACAGTCCTGAGGCGCGCATGGCACGTACAGAAGGCAGCGAGATGATTGATACCTTTATGGAGGGTGCACTGCCTGGAGCGCCCCTGGCGGCCCGAAAGCTTGCTGGGGATCTCATATTTGCAACGCTCAAATCCATAGGCAACAGCTTTTCACTGGCCAAGCGGACAAAAGCGGAAATCACCGCGTATGCGGATGCAACGGCAGATATGTTTTGCGCCTACCTGAAAAGCATTGAAGGGCATTCACCCCTGTAA
- a CDS encoding efflux transporter outer membrane subunit gives MRLNNTVRPMILLLFLTTTGCASGPDYHAPKLPDTAMGPFVSQSPQVDAAAPPEDWWRLYDDQALDAIVHEALAANTDLRIALANLDRARAISGEARGQMLPATTLAGGVKRSRDQTTWSGEGQAPVQWNYVGGLDVAYELDLFGRVRRDMEAARGDAEATDAAYDAARVLVVAETTRAYMDACANGASLEVARSSTELARQSLDIVSHQERLGSASRFDVERSSGALARAEAAMPRLQAQKDAAVFELAALMGRTPAQAPEAARICSKIPKMSGAIPVGDGTAMLRRRPDIRQAERTLAADTARIGVAVADLYPRVTLGGSLSYLRNDYLKDDHTWSFSLGPLITWSFPNITKARSRIAQSKAQSAASLARFDGVVLTALKESEQSLSRYAGTVNQRNALAEAQAHAENAFHMAEQRYRAGSISYLDVLVAQDTLVNARLQVALADQQVGTARVDVFKALGGGWQEHSAE, from the coding sequence GTGCGTCTTAACAACACAGTACGGCCCATGATTCTGCTTTTATTTTTAACAACTACGGGCTGCGCCAGCGGCCCGGACTATCACGCCCCCAAGCTGCCAGACACGGCCATGGGGCCGTTTGTCAGCCAGTCGCCGCAAGTGGATGCCGCTGCGCCGCCTGAGGACTGGTGGCGGCTGTATGACGATCAGGCTCTCGATGCCATAGTGCATGAGGCTCTGGCGGCCAATACCGATCTTCGCATTGCCCTGGCAAACCTCGATCGGGCGCGGGCCATCAGCGGCGAAGCACGCGGGCAGATGTTGCCCGCGACCACGCTGGCGGGGGGCGTCAAGCGCAGCCGCGACCAGACGACGTGGAGCGGCGAGGGGCAAGCGCCTGTACAGTGGAACTACGTTGGGGGGCTGGACGTCGCCTATGAGCTGGACCTCTTCGGGCGTGTGCGCCGCGACATGGAAGCGGCCCGAGGCGATGCCGAGGCCACCGACGCCGCGTATGACGCGGCCAGGGTGCTGGTAGTGGCCGAGACGACACGTGCTTACATGGACGCCTGCGCCAATGGAGCGTCCCTTGAAGTGGCGCGTTCCTCCACCGAACTTGCGCGGCAGTCTCTGGACATCGTCTCGCATCAGGAACGCCTCGGCTCCGCATCGCGCTTTGACGTGGAGCGGTCAAGCGGCGCACTGGCCCGGGCAGAAGCGGCCATGCCCCGGCTTCAGGCCCAAAAGGACGCAGCCGTGTTCGAGCTGGCCGCCCTGATGGGCCGCACTCCCGCACAGGCTCCTGAGGCCGCGCGTATTTGCAGCAAAATCCCAAAGATGAGCGGCGCAATCCCTGTGGGAGACGGCACTGCCATGCTGCGCAGGCGTCCCGACATACGCCAGGCCGAGCGCACGCTCGCTGCGGACACGGCTCGCATCGGGGTTGCCGTTGCCGACCTCTATCCCCGCGTCACGCTCGGCGGTTCGCTCAGCTACCTGCGCAACGACTATTTGAAAGACGATCATACATGGTCGTTTTCATTGGGGCCCCTGATTACCTGGTCATTCCCCAACATCACCAAGGCACGCAGCCGCATTGCCCAGAGCAAGGCGCAAAGCGCGGCGTCGCTTGCGCGGTTCGATGGCGTGGTGCTGACTGCGCTCAAGGAATCGGAACAATCCCTGAGCAGATATGCGGGGACCGTCAACCAGCGCAACGCCCTGGCCGAAGCGCAAGCGCATGCCGAAAACGCCTTTCATATGGCCGAGCAGCGCTATCGGGCCGGGTCCATAAGTTACCTCGACGTACTCGTGGCTCAGGACACCCTTGTCAACGCGCGCCTGCAAGTGGCGCTGGCAGACCAGCAGGTCGGCACGGCGCGGGTTGATGTTTTCAAAGCCCTGGGCGGCGGCTGGCAAGAGCATTCTGCCGAGTAA
- a CDS encoding efflux RND transporter permease subunit, which yields MNFTDIFIRRPILALVVSLLILLAGMASVFSLPVRQYPYLENATINISTSLPGATQEVMQGFVTTPIAQSIATASGIEYLSSTTTQGRSEIKARLVLNANADRAMTEILAKVQQVKYKLPAGVTDPIISKSTEGGTAVQYVAFFSDTLTIPQVTDFVSRVAQPLFAGIPGVGSVDINGGQTLALRIWIDPLKLAARKLSAGEIAAALRANNVQAAPGQLKSSMTITNISAATDLRNVEDFRQMVIKSSPTGGVVRLADVATVEIGGQNYNNASFASGVPAVFTAIFPTPDGNPLDIAKKAQELVPDIRAVAPPGLTVMPNYDVAKFINASIAEVEHALAESIVIVIAVIFLFLGTFRAVIIPVVTIPLSLVGTAGLMLAFGFSINLLTLLAMVLAIGLVVDDAIVVVENIHRHIEEGASPARAALLGAREIVGPVIAMTITLAAVYAPIGLMGGLTGALFKEFAFTLAGSVIVSGVVALTLSPVMSSMLLNSRQGETRLARLIEQYMTRLTASYQRLLARTLAARKLVLLVGVAVLGTIAALFMGIRHELAPAEDQGIVVVIAKAPQYAGVGYTAKYAKMVEKIFESLPEFDSSFMHIGGTGRGQNQMLSGAILKNWSERSRSSIEIQGQVQAMGASIDGETTTAVQMPPLPGSSGGLPVQMVLRSPDDFPTLFETAEQIKSAAYKSGLFLYVQNDLAFDSPQAHIAIDSSKAREMGVTMQAIADTLAVLVGENYVNRFNFHDRSYDVIPQVKDNDRMTPDDLGRFYVKTRSGSLVPLSTVITVHTGPQANGLTQFGQMNSATLEMMPRPGVSMGEAVAFLQSQPLPPGTGVDWLSDSRQFVQEGNQLLLSFGFALVVIFLVLAAQFESLRDPLVILVTVPLAVCGALVPLWLGYATLNIYTQIGLVTLIGLISKHGILMVTFANHIQQQENLSRIEAIEKAAAVRMRPVLMTTAAMVAGLLPLVFADGAGSASRFSIGIVVVMGMLVGTMFTLFVLPTIYSFIAKDHRESAKSARQREFSSTEVFRAS from the coding sequence ATGAATTTTACCGATATTTTTATCCGGCGGCCAATTCTGGCCCTGGTAGTGAGTCTGCTCATCTTGCTGGCGGGTATGGCCTCGGTCTTTTCCCTGCCGGTGCGGCAGTATCCCTACCTTGAAAATGCCACCATCAATATCAGCACATCCTTGCCGGGCGCTACCCAGGAGGTCATGCAAGGCTTTGTCACCACGCCCATCGCACAGTCCATCGCCACGGCCAGCGGCATTGAATACCTGAGTTCAACAACAACGCAGGGCCGCAGCGAAATCAAGGCGCGTCTGGTGCTCAACGCCAATGCGGACAGGGCCATGACCGAGATATTGGCCAAGGTGCAGCAGGTCAAATATAAGCTCCCGGCTGGCGTTACCGACCCTATCATCAGTAAGTCCACCGAAGGCGGCACTGCCGTGCAGTACGTGGCCTTTTTCAGCGACACCCTGACAATTCCCCAGGTTACGGACTTTGTGAGCCGCGTCGCCCAACCGCTGTTTGCAGGGATACCCGGCGTGGGTTCCGTTGACATCAACGGCGGTCAGACGCTGGCCCTGCGCATATGGATCGATCCGCTCAAGCTGGCTGCCCGCAAGCTGTCGGCAGGCGAAATAGCGGCAGCCCTGCGCGCCAACAACGTGCAGGCCGCGCCCGGCCAGCTCAAAAGCTCGATGACCATCACCAACATCAGCGCCGCGACCGACCTGCGCAACGTGGAGGACTTCCGCCAGATGGTGATCAAGTCCAGTCCCACTGGCGGGGTCGTGCGACTGGCCGATGTGGCCACAGTGGAAATCGGCGGGCAGAACTATAACAACGCCTCGTTCGCCTCTGGCGTTCCGGCGGTGTTCACGGCGATTTTTCCCACGCCGGACGGCAACCCCCTGGACATAGCCAAAAAGGCGCAGGAGCTTGTGCCGGACATACGGGCAGTGGCGCCGCCCGGGTTGACGGTCATGCCGAACTACGACGTCGCCAAGTTCATCAATGCGTCCATCGCTGAGGTGGAACACGCCCTGGCCGAGTCCATTGTGATTGTTATTGCCGTAATTTTCCTGTTTCTCGGAACCTTCCGCGCGGTCATCATACCTGTGGTCACCATTCCGCTTTCGCTGGTTGGCACCGCAGGCCTGATGCTGGCCTTTGGCTTTTCGATCAATTTGCTGACATTGCTGGCAATGGTGCTGGCCATCGGGCTGGTCGTGGACGACGCCATCGTGGTTGTGGAGAACATCCACCGCCATATCGAGGAAGGCGCATCGCCCGCACGCGCGGCCCTGCTTGGCGCACGCGAAATTGTCGGCCCGGTCATCGCCATGACCATCACGCTGGCGGCGGTATATGCGCCCATCGGCCTGATGGGCGGCTTGACCGGGGCATTGTTCAAGGAGTTTGCCTTTACCCTGGCTGGCTCGGTCATCGTCTCCGGCGTGGTCGCATTGACGCTGTCGCCGGTGATGAGCTCCATGCTGCTCAACTCCAGACAGGGCGAAACCAGACTGGCCAGACTCATCGAGCAGTACATGACGCGGCTGACGGCAAGCTACCAGCGCCTGCTGGCACGCACGCTGGCCGCGCGTAAGCTGGTGCTGCTGGTGGGCGTGGCCGTGCTGGGGACCATTGCTGCGCTGTTTATGGGCATTCGCCACGAACTCGCGCCTGCCGAAGACCAGGGCATAGTTGTCGTTATCGCCAAGGCTCCGCAGTATGCGGGCGTGGGCTATACCGCCAAATACGCCAAAATGGTCGAGAAGATATTTGAGTCCCTGCCAGAATTCGACAGCAGTTTCATGCACATCGGAGGAACAGGGCGCGGCCAGAACCAGATGCTCTCCGGGGCGATTCTTAAAAACTGGTCTGAGCGCTCCCGCTCATCCATCGAAATTCAGGGGCAGGTTCAGGCCATGGGCGCGAGCATTGATGGCGAAACCACCACGGCGGTACAGATGCCGCCGCTGCCCGGTTCCAGTGGCGGGCTGCCCGTGCAGATGGTGCTGCGCTCGCCCGATGATTTCCCCACGCTGTTTGAGACGGCCGAGCAGATCAAGAGCGCCGCGTACAAAAGTGGACTGTTCCTCTATGTGCAAAATGACCTGGCCTTCGACAGCCCGCAGGCCCACATCGCCATTGACAGCAGCAAGGCGCGTGAAATGGGCGTGACCATGCAGGCCATTGCCGACACCCTAGCGGTGCTTGTGGGCGAAAACTACGTCAACCGCTTCAATTTCCACGACCGTTCTTACGACGTCATTCCCCAGGTCAAGGACAATGACCGCATGACGCCGGACGACCTGGGGCGTTTCTATGTCAAGACACGTTCCGGCTCTCTTGTGCCATTGTCCACCGTGATTACGGTGCACACAGGCCCGCAGGCCAACGGTCTGACCCAGTTTGGCCAGATGAACTCGGCCACCCTGGAGATGATGCCGCGCCCCGGCGTCAGCATGGGCGAGGCCGTGGCCTTTCTGCAATCCCAACCCTTGCCGCCGGGCACGGGCGTCGATTGGCTCAGCGACAGCCGCCAGTTTGTGCAGGAAGGCAATCAGTTGCTGCTCTCCTTTGGCTTTGCGCTTGTTGTCATCTTTCTGGTGCTGGCGGCGCAGTTTGAAAGCCTGCGCGACCCCCTGGTAATTCTTGTAACTGTACCGCTGGCGGTATGCGGCGCGCTGGTGCCGCTTTGGCTTGGCTACGCCACCCTGAACATCTACACGCAGATAGGACTTGTCACGCTGATCGGCCTGATCTCCAAGCACGGCATCCTGATGGTCACGTTTGCCAACCATATTCAGCAACAGGAAAACCTGAGCAGGATCGAAGCCATCGAAAAGGCGGCCGCAGTCCGCATGCGCCCGGTGCTGATGACCACGGCAGCCATGGTCGCAGGCCTGCTGCCGCTGGTGTTCGCTGACGGCGCTGGCTCTGCCAGCCGGTTTTCCATCGGTATTGTGGTTGTGATGGGCATGCTGGTCGGCACCATGTTTACGCTCTTTGTTTTGCCGACCATCTACAGCTTTATAGCCAAAGATCACCGTGAATCCGCAAAAAGCGCTCGCCAGCGTGAATTTTCATCAACGGAGGTATTCCGTGCGTCTTAA
- a CDS encoding efflux RND transporter periplasmic adaptor subunit, with amino-acid sequence MYSFFKNARTAIVCVSALAVILAGLCAWRAVHKVSAAPATRPPALVSVVRAEPRTIAAELQAVGSLQAVREVLLAPDTSGRVVAINFMAGQVVKEGSILVQLYDAPEQAERSAAAAKAEFAQLQLQRSRKLAPSGAEPRELLEQRKAEAAQTTAAVRQLDARIQQKHIRAPFSGQLGIRRVNVGQYLNAGDVIATLTQLDPLYVNFTLPQQELPKLALGTQVLVTVDAVPDQVFEARVNAIDPHIDEETRNIAVQATLSNTESVLKSGMYATVRLTLPTESNAIVLPLTAIQTSASGDSILLVKDIDAQGVGKAVATPVITGRRLGEEVLVAQGVEVDDIVIVAGQNRLQPGGRVRVNQDSSASAMAKTVGALADPTSAAKAQ; translated from the coding sequence ATGTATAGTTTTTTTAAAAATGCCAGGACAGCCATCGTGTGCGTAAGCGCCCTGGCAGTCATTCTGGCTGGGCTGTGCGCATGGCGCGCTGTTCATAAGGTCAGTGCCGCGCCTGCGACCAGGCCGCCAGCACTGGTGTCCGTGGTGCGCGCAGAGCCGCGCACCATTGCGGCCGAGTTGCAGGCGGTCGGCAGCCTGCAGGCGGTGCGTGAGGTTTTGCTGGCTCCCGACACCTCCGGTCGTGTCGTTGCCATCAATTTTATGGCGGGCCAGGTCGTAAAAGAAGGCTCCATACTGGTTCAGTTGTATGACGCCCCCGAACAGGCGGAGCGAAGCGCCGCAGCGGCAAAAGCGGAATTTGCGCAATTGCAGTTGCAGCGCTCGCGAAAACTTGCCCCAAGCGGGGCCGAGCCACGCGAACTGCTGGAGCAGCGCAAGGCAGAGGCCGCCCAGACGACGGCCGCCGTCCGGCAGCTGGATGCGCGCATCCAGCAAAAACATATCCGTGCGCCGTTTTCCGGGCAGCTTGGCATCCGCCGCGTCAATGTGGGCCAATACCTCAATGCTGGCGATGTCATAGCCACATTGACGCAGCTTGACCCCCTGTACGTCAACTTTACCTTGCCGCAACAGGAGCTTCCCAAGCTGGCGCTGGGCACTCAGGTGCTGGTTACGGTGGATGCCGTGCCAGATCAGGTATTTGAGGCCAGGGTCAATGCCATTGACCCGCACATAGACGAGGAAACTCGCAATATTGCCGTTCAGGCCACACTGTCCAACACCGAAAGCGTCTTGAAATCCGGCATGTACGCCACAGTCAGACTCACCCTGCCGACAGAGAGCAACGCCATTGTGCTGCCGCTGACGGCAATCCAGACATCCGCCTCGGGAGACAGCATCCTGCTTGTGAAGGATATTGACGCCCAGGGCGTCGGCAAGGCGGTGGCAACTCCGGTCATTACGGGCCGCAGGCTTGGTGAAGAGGTGCTGGTGGCGCAGGGCGTGGAAGTTGACGACATCGTTATTGTAGCTGGTCAAAACCGCTTGCAGCCAGGCGGGAGGGTAAGAGTCAACCAGGACTCGTCCGCGAGTGCAATGGCTAAAACAGTGGGCGCCCTGGCCGACCCCACTTCAGCAGCAAAGGCTCAATGA
- a CDS encoding YnfA family protein: MILKTLFLFVVTAIAEIVGCYLPYVWLRKGGSPWLLVPAALSLALFAWLLTMHPAASGRVYAAYGCVYVATALSWLKFVDKVSLSTTDMLGGAVALAGMLIIVSGWGSPA, from the coding sequence ATGATCCTGAAAACACTTTTTCTGTTTGTGGTAACGGCCATTGCTGAAATTGTGGGCTGCTATCTGCCCTATGTATGGCTGCGCAAGGGTGGTTCCCCCTGGCTGCTTGTCCCGGCGGCGCTGAGTCTTGCCCTGTTCGCATGGCTGCTGACCATGCATCCGGCGGCCAGTGGGCGCGTATACGCGGCATACGGCTGCGTGTATGTCGCCACGGCCCTTTCATGGCTCAAATTTGTTGACAAAGTGTCCCTTTCAACAACAGACATGCTGGGCGGCGCAGTGGCTCTTGCCGGCATGCTCATCATTGTTTCCGGCTGGGGCAGCCCTGCCTGA
- a CDS encoding DUF2156 domain-containing protein produces MSKNFLPVSLDDSQAYYDLWQRTPQRSLDYTLANLWGWQDYYGLEWCFDDNLCWIRQTRPYQICWAPVGDWNAVDWKSLLPCSFNETAHTIVRVPEKLLHIWQEHLPGLVDPEEDRGQWEYLYKQEELAELPGNRFHKKRNHYNSYIKTYGEPDYRSLDDAMVEDVLAVQDDWCQWHECEGSPSLMAENEAINRVLSHWNCFSGLVGGSLYVDGKMVAFSVGENLDGESLGVHYEKGLSGFKGVYQTINCTFSRRAGAGFTYINRAQDLDEEGLRQAKMTYLPADFLRKYKVSIRKA; encoded by the coding sequence GTGAGTAAAAACTTTCTTCCCGTAAGCCTGGACGACAGCCAGGCATACTATGATCTCTGGCAGCGCACCCCCCAGCGCTCGCTGGACTATACCCTGGCCAACCTTTGGGGCTGGCAGGATTATTACGGTCTTGAATGGTGCTTTGACGATAATTTGTGCTGGATTCGCCAGACCCGCCCGTACCAGATCTGCTGGGCTCCTGTGGGCGACTGGAATGCCGTGGACTGGAAAAGCCTTCTGCCCTGCTCCTTCAACGAAACCGCCCATACCATAGTGCGCGTGCCGGAAAAGCTTCTGCACATATGGCAGGAACACCTGCCCGGCCTCGTGGACCCCGAAGAAGACAGGGGACAGTGGGAGTATCTCTACAAGCAGGAAGAACTGGCGGAACTGCCGGGCAACCGCTTTCACAAAAAGCGCAACCACTATAACAGCTATATCAAAACCTACGGCGAACCAGACTACCGCAGCCTTGACGACGCCATGGTGGAAGACGTGCTGGCCGTGCAGGACGACTGGTGCCAGTGGCATGAATGCGAAGGCTCCCCGTCGCTGATGGCCGAAAATGAGGCCATTAACCGCGTGCTGAGCCATTGGAACTGCTTTAGCGGGCTTGTGGGCGGCTCCCTTTATGTGGATGGAAAGATGGTGGCCTTCAGCGTTGGTGAAAACCTCGACGGCGAGAGCCTCGGTGTTCACTATGAAAAAGGTCTCAGCGGATTCAAGGGCGTGTACCAGACCATCAACTGCACGTTCTCCCGCCGTGCCGGAGCCGGATTCACCTATATAAACCGTGCGCAGGACCTGGACGAAGAAGGCTTGCGCCAGGCCAAAATGACCTATTTGCCCGCCGATTTCCTGCGCAAGTACAAGGTTAGCATCCGCAAAGCCTGA
- a CDS encoding MATE family efflux transporter → MIEQRGLSAPQSRPTPDLSTSPRAVWRLTWPQMLMMYLVFFMGLVAVWVAGQISAEVQAALGMVNQCGILLMVVAMAISSGATAAVSQSLGALKVARAQRYVATTVLGCFVLGFVVALLGWYFGDAILGMLMVPDSIKPLTKELWQVGMLALPAQYVYAATGVMFRATRQVIPPLWVAAIVCVVNLLACLGFGLGWFGLPNWGYMGLAWATVGSQCLGAICNCALLMNSGYLQRRTLPTLRWLKAGLPYLFKVALPAGAAQIVWQSGYLTLFVLVASLPFDSVNALAGLTAGLRVEALLFLPGMAFNMSVAVLVGNSLGAGKPKEAKKVALTMVTVSALGMSLIAALLWPFRQDIALLLSQEPGTQAQIVNYLTYNLLSTPFSIASTVMGGVMTGAGATKYNLMIFGGTFWLVRLPLGWLLGHILWGTASGVFVAMLVSQCLQTSIMLYVVLRRDWMRFVMIRSRQPNQA, encoded by the coding sequence GTGATTGAACAACGCGGTCTGTCCGCTCCTCAGAGTCGGCCCACACCGGATCTGAGCACTTCTCCCCGTGCCGTATGGCGCCTCACATGGCCCCAAATGCTCATGATGTACCTTGTGTTCTTCATGGGCCTTGTGGCCGTGTGGGTCGCGGGACAGATCAGCGCCGAGGTTCAGGCCGCCCTGGGCATGGTCAACCAGTGCGGCATCCTGCTCATGGTGGTTGCCATGGCCATCTCTAGCGGCGCCACCGCCGCCGTCAGCCAGTCTCTTGGCGCGCTTAAGGTGGCGCGCGCGCAACGCTACGTTGCCACGACCGTTTTGGGCTGTTTTGTCCTGGGCTTTGTGGTGGCGCTGCTTGGCTGGTATTTTGGCGACGCCATTCTGGGCATGCTCATGGTTCCGGACAGCATCAAGCCCCTCACAAAAGAGCTCTGGCAGGTCGGCATGCTGGCGCTGCCCGCCCAGTATGTGTACGCGGCCACGGGCGTCATGTTTCGCGCAACGCGCCAGGTCATCCCGCCCCTATGGGTGGCGGCCATTGTCTGCGTCGTCAACCTGCTGGCCTGCCTTGGCTTTGGTCTGGGCTGGTTTGGCCTGCCCAACTGGGGCTATATGGGCCTGGCATGGGCCACTGTGGGTTCACAGTGCCTCGGAGCCATATGCAACTGCGCCCTGCTCATGAATTCCGGCTATCTGCAACGCCGCACCCTGCCCACGCTGCGCTGGCTCAAGGCAGGGCTGCCCTATCTGTTCAAGGTGGCGCTGCCCGCTGGGGCCGCGCAGATTGTCTGGCAATCCGGGTACCTGACCCTTTTCGTGCTGGTGGCCTCCCTGCCTTTTGACAGCGTCAATGCCCTGGCCGGGCTCACCGCCGGTCTGCGCGTGGAAGCCCTGTTATTTCTGCCCGGTATGGCCTTCAACATGAGCGTGGCCGTTCTTGTGGGCAACAGTCTTGGCGCGGGCAAACCCAAGGAAGCAAAAAAGGTCGCCCTTACCATGGTGACCGTTTCAGCCCTTGGCATGAGCCTTATTGCCGCCCTGCTCTGGCCTTTCAGGCAGGATATCGCCCTGCTGCTGTCGCAGGAGCCGGGCACCCAGGCCCAGATTGTCAACTACCTGACCTATAACCTGCTCTCCACCCCCTTTTCCATCGCCAGCACCGTCATGGGCGGCGTCATGACCGGGGCTGGAGCAACCAAGTACAACCTGATGATTTTTGGCGGCACCTTCTGGCTGGTGCGCCTTCCCCTCGGCTGGCTGCTTGGTCATATCCTGTGGGGCACGGCCTCTGGCGTCTTTGTGGCCATGCTTGTCTCTCAGTGCCTGCAAACCAGCATCATGCTTTATGTGGTTCTTCGTCGCGACTGGATGCGCTTTGTCATGATCCGCAGCCGCCAGCCCAACCAGGCCTAG
- the lysA gene encoding diaminopimelate decarboxylase → MSDIRSSYTDNQHFYGRHTPRELAETFGTPLYVYNEDVLRQRCRDLMGLSSHPGFGVNYSIKANANPALLRMVREEGLVVDAMSPGELYMDQLAGFKPEQILYISNNNSRRELQNALGHNLLVSVDSLSQLDDLGAINKGGKVMVRFNPGIGAGHHAKVVTAGKETKFGVNPGQMDEVFALLKKHDMTLAGVNQHIGSLFMEAEGYLNAAEVLLHLAEQLPKGALDTLEVIDFGGGFGIPYHKYEGQARLDMAELGSRLHALISNWAEKTGYAGRFLVEPGRYVAAECSVLLGSVHAVKNNGDKRYVGTDLGFNVLVRPAMYDSFHDVEIYGEPGGTPRKNMVQTVVGNICESGDILAKDRELPEICEGDVLGILDAGAYGFTMSSNYNQRQRPAEVLIKSDGTARLIRRRESLEDLALCLEGLE, encoded by the coding sequence ATGTCCGACATTCGCTCCAGTTATACTGATAATCAACACTTTTACGGCCGCCACACACCGCGCGAACTGGCAGAAACCTTCGGCACTCCGCTCTATGTGTATAATGAGGACGTGCTGCGCCAGCGGTGCCGCGATCTCATGGGGCTTTCGAGCCATCCGGGCTTTGGCGTCAACTATTCCATCAAGGCCAACGCCAACCCCGCGCTGCTGCGCATGGTGCGTGAAGAAGGCCTGGTGGTGGATGCCATGAGCCCCGGCGAACTGTACATGGATCAGCTTGCAGGCTTCAAACCCGAACAGATCCTGTATATTTCCAACAACAATTCGCGCCGAGAGCTGCAAAACGCCCTTGGGCACAATCTGCTTGTCAGCGTGGACTCGCTCTCCCAACTGGACGACCTCGGCGCCATCAACAAGGGCGGCAAGGTTATGGTGCGCTTTAATCCCGGCATCGGCGCAGGCCACCACGCCAAGGTCGTGACCGCCGGCAAGGAGACGAAGTTCGGCGTCAACCCCGGCCAGATGGACGAGGTCTTTGCCCTGCTGAAAAAGCACGACATGACCCTGGCGGGCGTCAACCAGCATATAGGCTCCCTCTTTATGGAGGCCGAAGGCTACCTCAATGCCGCAGAAGTGCTGCTGCATCTAGCCGAACAACTGCCCAAGGGCGCACTGGACACGCTTGAAGTCATCGACTTCGGCGGCGGTTTCGGCATCCCCTACCACAAGTACGAGGGGCAGGCCCGCCTGGACATGGCGGAACTTGGCAGCCGCCTGCACGCCCTCATCAGCAACTGGGCCGAAAAAACCGGCTATGCCGGGCGCTTTCTTGTTGAACCGGGCCGCTATGTGGCCGCCGAATGCAGCGTGCTGCTTGGCAGCGTGCACGCCGTAAAAAACAACGGCGACAAGCGCTATGTGGGCACTGACCTGGGCTTCAACGTTCTGGTGCGCCCCGCCATGTACGATTCCTTCCACGACGTTGAAATCTACGGCGAACCCGGCGGAACTCCACGCAAAAACATGGTGCAGACCGTTGTGGGCAATATTTGCGAAAGCGGCGACATCCTTGCCAAGGATCGCGAACTTCCGGAAATATGTGAGGGAGATGTGCTTGGCATACTTGACGCGGGCGCATATGGTTTTACTATGAGTTCCAATTACAACCAGCGTCAGCGCCCGGCCGAAGTGCTCATAAAGAGCGACGGCACGGCAAGGCTCATCAGGCGGCGCGAATCTCTTGAAGACCTGGCCCTTTGCCTTGAGGGCCTCGAATAG
- a CDS encoding FKBP-type peptidyl-prolyl cis-trans isomerase, translating to MPIKKGDTVRAHYTGTLEDGTVFDSSRERDPLEFVMGKGMLIPGFESAVEGREAGETVTVTIAPAEAYGEADPELVFTVARGQVPDHIPLNVGVPLQLSNEQGQMDVTITEVTADEVTLDANHPLAGKALTFEIEIVGVN from the coding sequence ATGCCTATCAAGAAAGGCGACACGGTGCGCGCGCACTATACGGGAACCCTGGAAGACGGCACAGTGTTTGACTCTTCGCGCGAACGCGACCCCCTGGAATTCGTCATGGGCAAAGGCATGCTCATTCCCGGCTTTGAGTCTGCCGTGGAAGGACGCGAAGCCGGTGAGACCGTCACCGTGACCATCGCCCCGGCCGAAGCCTATGGCGAAGCCGACCCGGAACTGGTGTTCACCGTGGCCCGCGGCCAGGTGCCGGATCACATCCCCCTCAATGTGGGCGTGCCCCTGCAACTGTCCAATGAACAGGGCCAGATGGATGTGACCATTACTGAAGTGACCGCCGATGAAGTGACCCTTGACGCCAACCATCCCTTGGCGGGCAAGGCTCTCACGTTTGAAATCGAGATCGTCGGCGTCAACTAG